In one Massilia endophytica genomic region, the following are encoded:
- a CDS encoding branched-chain amino acid ABC transporter substrate-binding protein produces MLFKTKFMPLAIALAFAGSAGAQEIIKIGHVAPVSGPSAHLGKDNENGAKMAVEELNARPFKINGKPVKFVLVLEDDGGDPKQGTTVAQKLVDAKVNGVIGHLNSGTTVPASKIYFDAGIPQISPSATNPVYTKQKFNTTFRVVANDNKLGGTLGKYAVEKLKAKKIAVIDDRTAYGQGVAGEFVKGAKGPGVSVVDKQFTTDKATDFNAILTSIKAKNPDLVFFGGMDSVGGPLLRQMRALGIKAKYMGGDGVCTESLPKLSGAADESVTCAEAGGVTPDLQKNMDDFVARYKKKYNSDVQLYAPYVYDAVMTMATAMADAKSAEPAKYLPYLAKVKYQGITGPISFDQYGDVKDGALTLFTYTGGKKTKMEVVK; encoded by the coding sequence GCTGGCAGCGCCGGCGCACAGGAAATCATCAAGATCGGCCACGTTGCCCCTGTCTCCGGTCCTTCGGCCCACCTCGGCAAGGACAATGAAAACGGCGCCAAGATGGCGGTGGAAGAACTGAACGCCCGCCCCTTCAAGATCAACGGCAAGCCGGTCAAGTTCGTGCTGGTGCTGGAAGACGACGGCGGCGACCCGAAACAGGGCACCACCGTGGCCCAGAAGCTGGTGGACGCCAAAGTGAACGGCGTGATCGGCCACCTGAATTCGGGCACCACCGTTCCCGCCTCGAAGATCTACTTCGACGCCGGCATTCCCCAAATTTCCCCTTCGGCCACCAACCCGGTCTACACCAAGCAGAAGTTCAACACCACCTTCCGCGTGGTCGCCAACGACAACAAGCTGGGCGGCACCCTGGGCAAATACGCCGTGGAGAAGCTGAAGGCCAAGAAGATCGCCGTGATCGACGACCGCACGGCCTACGGCCAGGGCGTGGCGGGTGAATTCGTCAAGGGCGCCAAGGGCCCGGGCGTTTCGGTCGTGGACAAGCAGTTCACCACCGACAAGGCCACCGACTTCAACGCCATCCTCACCAGCATCAAGGCCAAGAACCCTGACCTGGTCTTCTTCGGCGGCATGGACTCCGTGGGCGGCCCGCTGCTGCGCCAGATGCGCGCGCTGGGCATCAAGGCCAAGTACATGGGCGGCGACGGCGTCTGCACCGAATCCCTGCCGAAGCTGTCCGGCGCCGCCGACGAAAGCGTGACCTGCGCCGAAGCGGGCGGCGTGACGCCGGACCTGCAGAAGAACATGGACGACTTCGTGGCGCGCTACAAGAAGAAGTACAACTCGGACGTGCAGCTGTACGCGCCGTACGTGTACGACGCCGTGATGACCATGGCCACCGCGATGGCGGACGCCAAGTCGGCCGAACCTGCCAAATACCTGCCTTACCTGGCCAAGGTGAAGTACCAGGGCATCACCGGCCCGATCTCCTTCGACCAGTACGGCGACGTGAAGGACGGCGCCCTGACCCTGTTCACCTACACGGGCGGCAAGAAGACGAAGATGGAAGTGGTGAAGTAA
- a CDS encoding branched-chain amino acid ABC transporter substrate-binding protein: MQSKLIPLALALAFAGSAGAQQVVKIGHVAAISGPSAHLGKDDENGARLAIEDLNAKGFKIDGKAVKWVLVPEDDASDPKQGTAAAQKLVDARVNGVVGHQSSGTTIPASKIYYDAGIPQISGAATNPVYTHQGFNTAFRVVANDSKLGSTLGKYAVTKLGAKRIAVIDDRTAYGQGVASEFAKAVKGPGVSIVDKQFTNDKATDFNAILTSIKAKNPDLIFFGGMDSVGGPLLRQMKALGIKAKFMGGDGICTEAMPKLAGNADDIVTCAEAGGVLAGQQKNMDEFAARFKKRFGVEVQIYAPYYYDAVMTMATAMANARSADPIKYLPYLAKVKYQGITGPIAFDNYGDIKDGALTLFTYKNGKKTLLEVVK, translated from the coding sequence ATGCAAAGCAAGCTCATCCCTCTGGCCCTGGCCCTCGCCTTCGCAGGCAGCGCCGGTGCGCAGCAAGTGGTGAAGATCGGCCACGTGGCCGCGATCTCCGGCCCTTCCGCCCACCTGGGCAAGGACGACGAAAACGGCGCCCGCCTCGCCATCGAAGACCTGAATGCCAAAGGCTTCAAGATCGACGGAAAAGCCGTGAAATGGGTGCTGGTGCCGGAAGATGACGCCTCCGATCCGAAACAGGGTACGGCTGCCGCGCAGAAGCTGGTGGACGCAAGGGTGAACGGCGTGGTGGGCCACCAGAGCTCGGGCACCACCATTCCCGCCTCCAAGATCTATTACGACGCGGGCATTCCGCAGATTTCGGGCGCCGCGACCAATCCCGTCTACACCCACCAGGGCTTCAACACGGCCTTCCGCGTCGTGGCCAACGACAGCAAGCTGGGAAGCACGCTGGGCAAATACGCCGTGACCAAGCTGGGCGCCAAGCGCATCGCCGTGATCGACGACCGCACCGCCTACGGCCAGGGCGTGGCCAGCGAGTTCGCCAAGGCCGTCAAGGGGCCGGGCGTTTCCATCGTCGACAAACAGTTCACGAACGACAAGGCCACCGACTTCAACGCCATCCTCACCAGCATCAAGGCCAAGAATCCTGACCTGATCTTCTTCGGCGGCATGGACTCGGTAGGCGGCCCGCTCTTGCGCCAGATGAAGGCGCTGGGCATCAAGGCCAAATTCATGGGCGGCGACGGCATCTGCACGGAAGCGATGCCCAAGCTGGCCGGCAATGCGGACGACATCGTCACCTGCGCGGAAGCGGGCGGCGTGCTGGCAGGCCAGCAGAAGAACATGGACGAATTCGCGGCGCGCTTCAAGAAGCGCTTCGGGGTGGAGGTGCAGATCTACGCGCCCTACTACTACGATGCGGTGATGACGATGGCGACAGCCATGGCCAATGCCCGCTCCGCGGACCCCATCAAATACCTGCCCTACCTGGCGAAGGTGAAATACCAGGGCATTACCGGCCCTATTGCCTTCGACAACTACGGCGACATCAAGGACGGCGCGCTGACGCTCTTCACTTACAAGAACGGCAAGAAGACCCTGCTCGAAGTGGTCAAGTAA
- a CDS encoding c-type cytochrome yields MKRSLMVVAVLASAFASQAAMANPDLAKAKNCMACHAVANKLVGPAYKDVAAKYAGQKDAEAKLVAKVMKGGSGVWGAVPMPANPQVSEAEAHTLVKWILAQK; encoded by the coding sequence ATGAAACGTTCCCTGATGGTTGTCGCGGTGCTGGCCTCTGCGTTTGCTTCGCAGGCTGCAATGGCGAATCCGGATCTGGCCAAGGCGAAGAATTGCATGGCTTGCCACGCTGTGGCCAACAAGCTGGTGGGCCCTGCTTACAAGGATGTGGCAGCCAAGTACGCGGGCCAGAAGGACGCCGAAGCCAAGCTGGTCGCAAAAGTGATGAAGGGCGGCTCCGGCGTGTGGGGCGCAGTCCCGATGCCCGCCAATCCGCAAGTCAGCGAAGCCGAAGCGCATACGCTGGTGAAATGGATCCTGGCGCAGAAGTAA
- a CDS encoding TIGR04438 family Trp-rich protein, whose translation MPIIIIIAALCALRYFEVWKFAELSWWWIVGLMAAAFIWFEFLEPMLGLDKRKAHNEDEKRRQARVAKNFNDPKRK comes from the coding sequence ATGCCCATCATTATCATCATTGCAGCCTTGTGCGCGCTGCGCTACTTCGAAGTGTGGAAATTTGCCGAGCTGTCCTGGTGGTGGATAGTGGGGCTGATGGCGGCCGCCTTCATCTGGTTCGAGTTCCTCGAACCCATGCTGGGCCTGGACAAGCGCAAGGCCCACAACGAAGACGAAAAGCGCCGCCAGGCCCGCGTCGCCAAAAACTTCAACGACCCCAAGCGCAAATAA
- the ilvD gene encoding dihydroxy-acid dehydratase, translating to MPEYRSRTTTQGRNMAGARALWRATGMKDGDFDKPIIAVVNSFTQFVPGHVHLKDLGQLVAREIEASGGVAKEFNTIAVDDGIAMGHGGMLYSLPSRDLIADSVEYMVNAHCADAMVCISNCDKITPGMLMAAMRLNIPVVFVSGGPMEAGKVLKVVDGGAQKVIKLDLIDAMIKAGDKNVSDADVAEVERSACPTCGSCSGMFTANSMNCLTEALGLSLPGNGTIVATHADRKELFLKAGRLIVDLAKRYYEQDDASVLPRSIASFAAFENAMALDVSMGGSTNTVLHLLAAAHEAGVPFTMKDIDRISRKVPCLCKVAPMTDKFHIEDVHRAGGIISILGELARAGLLDTSLPTVHSRTMGEAIENYDIKRADDPEVHKLFRAAPGGVPTQIAFSQAERYEANDIDRAGGCIRDIAHAYSKDGGLAVLYGNLAEKGCIVKTAGVDESILKFSGKARVFESQDAAVEGILGDTVQAGDVVIIRYEGPKGGPGMQEMLYPTSYIKSKGLGKACALLTDGRFSGGSSGLVIGHASPEAAEGGAIGLVEEGDMIDIDIPARTISLRIGDTELAARRAAMEAKGADAWQPVKRERYVSQALQAYAALTTSADRGAVRDLSQLKR from the coding sequence ATGCCCGAATACCGCTCACGTACCACGACCCAAGGCCGCAATATGGCAGGCGCCCGCGCCCTGTGGCGCGCGACTGGCATGAAGGACGGGGATTTCGACAAGCCGATCATCGCCGTGGTGAATTCCTTCACCCAGTTCGTTCCCGGCCACGTCCACCTCAAGGACCTGGGCCAGCTGGTGGCGCGCGAGATCGAAGCCTCGGGCGGCGTGGCCAAGGAATTCAACACCATCGCGGTCGATGACGGCATCGCCATGGGCCACGGCGGCATGCTCTACTCGCTGCCCTCGCGCGACCTGATCGCCGACTCCGTGGAATACATGGTCAATGCGCACTGCGCGGACGCCATGGTCTGCATCTCGAACTGCGACAAGATCACCCCGGGCATGCTGATGGCGGCCATGCGCCTCAATATTCCCGTGGTCTTCGTGTCCGGCGGGCCGATGGAGGCGGGCAAGGTGCTCAAGGTGGTCGATGGCGGGGCGCAGAAGGTCATCAAGCTGGACCTGATCGACGCCATGATCAAGGCGGGCGACAAGAACGTGTCCGATGCGGACGTGGCGGAGGTGGAGCGCTCGGCCTGCCCCACCTGCGGCTCCTGCTCCGGCATGTTCACCGCGAACTCCATGAACTGCCTCACCGAGGCGCTGGGCCTTTCCCTGCCCGGCAACGGCACCATCGTCGCCACCCACGCAGACCGCAAGGAACTGTTCCTGAAGGCCGGGCGCCTGATCGTCGACCTGGCCAAGCGCTACTACGAACAGGACGACGCCTCGGTGCTCCCGCGCAGCATCGCCAGCTTCGCGGCCTTCGAGAACGCCATGGCGCTGGACGTGTCGATGGGCGGCTCCACCAACACGGTGCTGCACCTGCTGGCGGCGGCGCACGAAGCGGGCGTGCCCTTCACCATGAAGGACATCGACCGCATCTCGCGCAAGGTGCCCTGCCTGTGCAAGGTCGCGCCGATGACGGACAAGTTCCACATCGAGGACGTGCACCGCGCTGGAGGCATCATCTCCATCCTGGGCGAACTGGCGCGTGCGGGCCTGCTCGACACCTCGCTGCCGACGGTCCACAGCAGGACCATGGGCGAGGCCATCGAAAACTACGACATCAAGCGCGCCGACGACCCCGAAGTGCACAAGCTGTTCCGCGCGGCGCCGGGCGGCGTGCCCACGCAGATCGCCTTCTCGCAGGCGGAGCGCTATGAAGCGAACGACATCGACCGCGCCGGCGGCTGCATCCGCGACATCGCGCACGCCTATTCGAAGGACGGCGGCCTGGCGGTCCTGTACGGGAACCTGGCGGAGAAGGGCTGCATCGTGAAGACGGCGGGCGTGGACGAAAGCATCCTGAAGTTCAGCGGCAAGGCGCGCGTCTTCGAAAGCCAGGACGCGGCGGTGGAAGGCATTCTGGGCGACACGGTGCAGGCGGGCGACGTCGTCATCATCCGCTACGAAGGTCCAAAGGGCGGGCCGGGCATGCAGGAGATGCTCTACCCCACTTCCTATATCAAGTCCAAGGGCCTGGGCAAAGCCTGCGCCTTGCTGACGGACGGCCGCTTCTCCGGCGGCTCCTCGGGCCTCGTCATCGGCCACGCCTCGCCGGAAGCGGCGGAAGGCGGCGCCATCGGCCTGGTGGAGGAAGGCGACATGATCGACATCGACATCCCCGCGCGCACGATCAGCCTGCGCATCGGCGATACGGAGCTGGCCGCGCGCCGCGCCGCGATGGAAGCGAAAGGCGCGGACGCCTGGCAGCCGGTCAAGCGCGAGCGCTACGTCTCGCAGGCCCTGCAGGCCTACGCCGCCCTCACGACCAGCGCCGACCGCGGCGCCGTCCGCGACCTCAGCCAGCTCAAGCGCTAG
- a CDS encoding LysR family transcriptional regulator yields the protein MSANIELRQLRYFVTVAEELHFGRAAKRLHMTQPPLSQTILALEDLLGASLFDRNRRGVALTPAGEALLPEARRLLAQAQELSGVVKRAATGASGRLSLAFVSSADYSVLPPSLRAYRAVYPHVQIQLQEATSDLQLEELLHGRIDAGLLIPPLPEKAKAELDYMPVLNEPLILASPANLPELHGQHMVSLRTLPPLPLIIFPRAISPGLYDAVLSVFRAAGMTPVIGQEAIQMQTIVSLVSAGMGIALVPQSVSNLRRPGVEYRPLAQSTPLVETGLAWRRDNASPVLRGFLELMRKRL from the coding sequence ATGAGCGCCAACATAGAACTGCGCCAGCTGCGCTATTTCGTCACCGTGGCCGAGGAGCTGCATTTCGGCCGCGCCGCGAAACGCCTGCACATGACCCAGCCCCCGCTGTCGCAGACCATCCTGGCGCTGGAGGACCTGCTGGGCGCCTCCCTGTTCGACCGCAACCGGCGCGGCGTGGCGCTCACTCCCGCCGGGGAGGCCCTGCTGCCGGAGGCGCGCCGCCTGCTGGCCCAGGCCCAGGAACTGTCCGGCGTGGTGAAGCGGGCCGCCACGGGCGCCTCCGGCCGCCTGTCGCTGGCTTTCGTGTCCTCGGCCGACTACAGCGTGCTGCCGCCTTCCCTGCGCGCCTACCGCGCCGTCTATCCCCATGTGCAGATCCAGCTGCAGGAGGCGACCTCGGACCTGCAGCTGGAAGAGCTGCTGCACGGGCGCATCGATGCGGGCCTGCTGATCCCGCCCCTGCCGGAAAAAGCCAAGGCGGAGCTGGATTACATGCCGGTGCTGAACGAGCCGCTGATTCTCGCCTCGCCCGCGAACCTGCCGGAGCTGCATGGGCAGCACATGGTGAGCCTGCGCACCCTGCCGCCGCTGCCGCTCATTATCTTCCCGCGCGCGATTTCGCCCGGCCTGTACGACGCGGTGCTGTCCGTGTTCCGCGCCGCGGGCATGACGCCCGTGATCGGGCAGGAGGCGATCCAGATGCAGACCATCGTGAGCCTGGTGTCGGCTGGCATGGGCATCGCACTTGTGCCACAATCGGTCTCGAATTTGCGCCGGCCCGGCGTAGAATACCGCCCGCTGGCGCAGTCCACGCCGCTGGTCGAGACCGGCCTGGCCTGGCGCCGCGACAATGCCTCGCCCGTGCTGCGCGGCTTCCTAGAATTGATGCGAAAGAGACTCTGA
- the lgt gene encoding prolipoprotein diacylglyceryl transferase, which produces MLIHPMPDPVALHIGPVAIHWYGLMYVLAFALFIALGRVRVKQPHIAKLGWKNQDLDDMLFYGMLGVVIGGRMGEVLFYRLPYFAANPLEIFMVWHGGMSFHGGFIGVLVAMWFWSRRAGRNLLDVYDFIAPMVPLGYACGRFGNFINAELPGRVADPSLPWAMLWPDTHYPIGVNAVFLEGLRHPSPIYQMLVDGLLVFAILWLFARKERPQLAVGAMYTLLYGCARFFTEYFRTPDWEIHVAGLPVTSGQVLSLPMIVAGIAMLVWSYRRKVYGASPVRA; this is translated from the coding sequence ATGCTGATTCATCCAATGCCCGATCCGGTGGCGCTGCACATCGGTCCCGTGGCGATCCATTGGTATGGCCTGATGTATGTGCTGGCCTTCGCGCTGTTCATCGCCCTCGGCCGCGTGCGCGTGAAGCAGCCGCATATCGCGAAGCTGGGCTGGAAGAACCAGGACCTGGATGACATGCTCTTTTACGGCATGCTGGGCGTGGTGATCGGCGGCCGCATGGGCGAAGTGCTGTTCTACCGCCTGCCCTACTTCGCCGCCAACCCGCTGGAGATCTTCATGGTCTGGCACGGCGGCATGTCCTTCCACGGCGGCTTTATCGGCGTGCTGGTTGCGATGTGGTTCTGGTCGCGCCGCGCGGGCCGCAACCTGCTGGATGTCTACGACTTCATCGCTCCCATGGTGCCGCTTGGCTATGCCTGCGGGCGCTTCGGCAATTTCATCAACGCCGAACTGCCCGGCCGCGTGGCCGATCCTTCCCTGCCCTGGGCCATGCTGTGGCCGGACACGCACTATCCCATCGGCGTGAACGCCGTCTTCCTGGAAGGCCTGCGCCATCCCTCGCCCATCTACCAGATGCTGGTGGACGGCCTGCTGGTCTTCGCCATTCTCTGGCTGTTCGCGCGCAAGGAGCGTCCGCAGCTGGCGGTGGGCGCCATGTATACGCTGCTGTATGGCTGCGCGCGTTTCTTCACCGAGTATTTCCGCACGCCGGACTGGGAGATCCACGTGGCGGGCCTGCCCGTCACTTCCGGCCAGGTGCTGTCCCTGCCCATGATCGTGGCCGGGATCGCGATGCTGGTGTGGTCCTACCGCCGCAAGGTGTACGGAGCGAGCCCGGTGCGCGCCTAG
- a CDS encoding TfoX/Sxy family DNA transformation protein: MTRPFSSLKGLGPRSEGMLAQVGIHTVEALLASDPYEVYARLKATVPGTSLNALYALIGAIEDRHWLDIKRERKGEILMRLEDMGLAPR; the protein is encoded by the coding sequence ATGACGCGGCCTTTCAGCAGCCTGAAAGGGCTCGGGCCGCGCAGCGAAGGCATGCTGGCGCAAGTGGGCATCCACACCGTGGAGGCCCTGCTGGCGTCTGATCCCTACGAAGTCTATGCGCGCCTGAAGGCGACGGTTCCGGGCACCAGCCTGAATGCGCTGTATGCGTTGATCGGCGCCATCGAAGACCGGCACTGGCTGGACATCAAGCGCGAACGCAAGGGCGAGATCCTGATGCGCCTGGAGGATATGGGGCTGGCGCCGCGCTAG
- a CDS encoding EVE domain-containing protein codes for MQYWLMKSEPDDVSFDDVLASPRQTTSWYGVRNYQARNFIRDQMKVGDGVLFYHSSCAVPGVAGVAEIVSAPYPDASQFDPKSPYYDPKATPEQPRWTGIDVKAVKKGRYVELKELRSHPELENMRLLAKGSRLSVMPVEPEEWRFILKLIGKAA; via the coding sequence ATGCAGTATTGGCTGATGAAATCGGAGCCGGACGATGTCAGTTTCGACGACGTGCTGGCCTCGCCGCGCCAGACCACCTCGTGGTACGGCGTGCGCAACTACCAGGCGCGCAACTTCATCCGCGACCAGATGAAGGTCGGGGACGGGGTGCTGTTTTACCACTCCAGCTGCGCGGTGCCCGGCGTGGCGGGCGTGGCGGAGATCGTGAGCGCGCCGTATCCGGATGCCTCGCAGTTCGATCCCAAGAGTCCTTATTACGATCCCAAGGCCACGCCCGAGCAGCCCCGCTGGACGGGCATCGACGTGAAGGCCGTGAAGAAAGGGCGCTACGTGGAGCTGAAGGAGCTGCGCAGCCATCCCGAACTGGAGAACATGCGGCTGCTGGCCAAGGGCAGCCGCCTGTCGGTGATGCCGGTGGAACCGGAAGAGTGGCGCTTCATCCTGAAGCTGATCGGCAAGGCGGCATGA